A single Mustela lutreola isolate mMusLut2 chromosome X, mMusLut2.pri, whole genome shotgun sequence DNA region contains:
- the LOC131820810 gene encoding LOW QUALITY PROTEIN: coiled-coil domain-containing protein 62-like (The sequence of the model RefSeq protein was modified relative to this genomic sequence to represent the inferred CDS: inserted 3 bases in 2 codons; substituted 1 base at 1 genomic stop codon), producing MAQKATHSSPLSEDLEAKNENLSNTLVALSAQAGQLQARKQALTTMIKLKDKDIIEAVNHIADCSGKFKLLEHTLHDAKMVETCIVKEKQDYKQKRYKLKTLEVEVNKLKAEREKRKDELLDIAKSKQEHTNTELHNLRQIYVKQQSDLQFLNFNVENYQELIQIYDSKMEESKVLESSRDMCLSDLENHCLKVDIKKEKNQRSSVKDAKFETMFPQNXSDRSPCDVCKEKKRQVXPSFGEKSVFAISSLFTKDLLEKQKSWSLGGKMQIELENQSRLCKIHAKSPKGNGIGIQNEEKQLSETSTSSDKRQWHDVNVYLGLASCSGSRQPEKPDVESQDDIERXMCCCHKNETCLGESDMYESKCCHTSNFIIEAPSPMSDMEWMSIFKPSKVQRTVRHKSVCTFSESASGRNHNSAMSELIAIQHSHCSGSSKSAPREDEKLIETEPSSDAKNSPKIFLFNKEAPSSSDKDDFLPTSKLQRLLAESRQMVTDLELSTLLPISSENLSSSARNNLEVAQESAQKNTFLSN from the exons ATGGCTCAAAAGGCAACccattcctctcccctctctgaggACCTCGAGgctaaaaatgaaaatctcagCAACACATTAGTGGCACTTTCTGCCCAGGCAGGACAATTACAAGCTCGAAAACAGGCTCTCACTACAATGATAAAGCTAAAGGACAAAGATATTATCGAGGCCGTCAACCACATTGCAGACTGCTCGGGAAAATTTAAACTGTTAGAGCATACCTTGCATGATGCGAAGATGGTGGAGACATGTATCgtgaaagaaaagcaagattACAAGCAgaaaaggtat aaattgaagacacttGAAGTTGAAGTCAATAAactgaaagcagagagagaaaaaaggaaagatgagtTACTTGATATTGCAAAGTCAAAGCaagagcacacaaacacagaactCCATAATCTGAGACAGATTTATGTAAAACAACAGAGTGATCTGcagtttcttaattttaatgtggaAAATTATCAGGAATTAATACAGATTTATGACTCAAAGATGGAGGAATCAAAGGTTCTGGAGTCCAGCAGAGACATGTGTTTGTCAGACCTTGAGAATCACTGCCTGAAAGTCGAcatcaagaaggagaaaaatcagaGGTCATCGGTTAAAGATGCAAAATTTGAGACCATGTTCCCACAAAATTAGTCAGACAGGAGCCCCTGTGATGTGTGCAAAGAGAAGAAGCGACAGG ATccttcatttggggaaaaaagtgtaTTTGCTATCTCATCTCTGTTTACAAAAGACTTACTAGAGAAGCAAAAGTCTTGGTCTCTGGGAGGGAAAATGCAGATCGAACTGGAAAACCAAAGTAGATTGTGCAAGATCCATGCAAAGTCACCAAAAGGTAATGGGATTGGGATTCAGAATGAAGAGAAACAACTCTCTGAAACATCCACATCATCTGATAAGAGACAGTGGCATGATGTCAACGTGTACCTGGGCCTGGCCAGCTGTTCTGGTTCCAGACAACCAGAAAAGCCAGATGTTGAAAGTCAAGATGACATAGAAAG TATGTGCTGTTGCCATAAAAATGAGACCTGTCTAGGGGAGAGTGATATGTATGAATCCAAGTGCTGCCACACGAGTAATTTCATCATTGAAGCCCCAAGCCCCATGTCTGACATGGAGTGGATGAGCATTTTCAAGCCTTCTAAAGTGCAAAGGACTGTTCGCCACAAATCTGTGTGTACTTTTTCGGAAAGTGCCAGTGGGAGGAACCACAACTCCGCCATGAGTGAGCTAATTGCCATCCAGCATTCCCACTGTTCGGGTTCTTCAAAATCTGCCCCTAGAGAGGATGAGAAATTGATAGAGACAGAGCCCTCTTCAGATGCAAAGAACTCACCTAAGATTTTCTTATTCAACAAAGAGGCACCATCGTCCAGTGACAAGGATGACTTTTTGCCCACAAGCAAGCTTCAGCGTTTGCTGGCAGAGTCTCGCCAGATGGTTACGGACCTGGAGCTGAGTACTCTGCTCCCCATCAGCTCTGAGAATCTCAGCAGCAGTGCCAGAAACAACTTAGAAGTCGCACAAGAGTCAGCTCAGAAAAATACCTTTCTTAGTAACTGA